GGTTACCTTACAGGAGGAGTTTGTAGTTTGGGGTAATGGGTTGTAGTTGTTCTCCATTTAAAGAAGAGactgtgaaataaaataaaaataactataaAATCAATTTCAAGCAGAAATAACTGTCACTTTTAACTGCAGGACTGGTTAAGAACCTGCCCATTTTATTGTTCCCCTGCTCTCTCATGCTGTAACTTAGGATGAGCTTGTGAATTACATGATTCCTCAGTCCTGGTGACTGCCTATTTCAGGCTGTGttctaaataaatgaaaatagtacATTCAGCAGTATAGTATGTGTAGTGTTGGACAGTCTAGTGCTTCCCTGCTCTGCACACCTGATCAGCCTACAAGGAGCTTATTAATTCGTTAATCGGTTGATTCAGGTGTGCTCAATGAGACTAAGCGCACAGTGTATGGTCTTAAGGACTGAGAGAGCTCTAATTAACATAGTGTAAACATCATTGTATTTGTATGTCACATGCTTAAATTTTGATGTTTGAGTCTGAACAACATTTCAATATTTGCCCCTCAGTTAACTGTCATACATACATCATAATTCCACAGTCAAATAGCTGCAAACTTTTAAGTAAATATCCCATTCAGTCACTGTTAGTTTCGGGGGAAACCAATAACTCACTTCCACTGGATAAAGATTATAGTGAAGCATTATTTCATTCTTGTGGATGAGCATCTTCAACCAGGATCACCTGAGGAAGAGATGACTGGATGTCTGATCTTGTCTGATGCTTGTGCTCCAAGATTTAGCAAAAGAGAGGAACTTGATATTTTGTGTGAGATTTTCTTGTGGCTGAATTCAGTCTTCAAGACAAAAAAGGCTGTTTAGTGTGATACTTGGCGTCTTTGTGGGAAAAACTATGCTATTCTCACAGACCCCCTGCAATTATGCCATGGCTTGACATGTTGTTCAGAATAATGCTGCTCAACTCCTTCTGTTCAGAGTAGCGCTGGTTCATTAGTAGGGTGTATTgggatggggagacagggctggttcattggtagcgTTATGaggatggggagacagggctAGTTCATTGGTAGGGTTATGaggatggggagacagggctAGTTCATTGGTAGGGTTATGaggatggggagacagggctAGTTCATTGGTAGGGCTATGGGGAGATAGGGCTGGTTctttggtaggggtatggggagaTAGGGCTGGTTCTTTGGTAGAGGTATGGGGAGATGGGGCTGGTTCTTTGGTAGAGGTATGGGGAGATGGGGCTGGTTCTTTGTTACGGGTATGGGGAGATAGGGCTGGTTctttggtaggggtatggggagaTAGGGCTGGTTCTTTGTTACGGGTATGGGGAGATAGGGCTGGTTctttggtaggggtatggggagaTAGGGCTGGTTctttggtaggggtatggggagaTAGGGCTGGTTCTTTGTTACGGGTATGGGGAGATAGGGCTGGTTctttggtaggggtatggggagaTAGGGCTGGTTctttggtaggggtatggggagaTAGGGCTGGTTCTTTGGTAAGGCTATGGGGAGATAGGGCTGGTTCTTTGGTAAGGCTATGGGGAGATAGGGCTGGTTCTTTGGTAAGGCTATGGGGAGATAGGGCTGGTTCTTTGGTAAGGCTATGGGGAGATAGGGCTGGTTctttggtaggggtatggggtgATAGGGCTGGTTCTTTGTTACGGGTATGGGGAGATAGGGCTGGTTCTTCGGTAGGGGTATTGGGATGGAGAGACAggactggttcattggtagggttATGAGGATGGGGGACAGGGCtagttcattggtaggggtgtAACTGTCAGAGtgacatgtttattattttttgtttatcgtTATAAATTCATGTCATTTAATTTCATAGGGTTATTAAAATTGCCCACACAGCCTCAGAGACTGTTGAACCCAGAAAATCTACACGCAAGAGAAAGTATACCACCAAAATGCTAGAATTAAAAGAACAAGAGGCCTTTCAAAGGGAGAGTAAATTCATCAAGCTGTATGAATGCTGGAAAGATCAAGTTAGAGCTTCACGAAACAATCTTAAGGATGAGTGTTCTGAACATGACTTGAGTAACATGATGGATGATGTTGAAGGGCTAGAGACAAAATTGAAAGAGCTGTACGGAAATATGCGAACTCAACTAGCACCTTCACCTGAAGTTAGAAGAAAGATGGATTCCTGCATAGCAGTGACAGCAGATTTGATGAAGATAATGAAAATACGAATGAGTGAAGTGGGGCTAGAGGACTTTGATgctaaagcagaaaacacaaggCTTCATGAAGTGCTTGATAGAGAGTATGCCCATTCAATATTTGGGACTACAATCTCTAGGTCTACAGATGGTAGTAGCCACTCTCAGTCATCAGAACAGCAAAGCATTGCAGCAAAACGAGCAGAGTGTGCCGCACAGTTGGCCGCAAAACAGgctgaaataaaaatggaagAGACCATAGCTACACAAAGGCAAGAACTAAAGAGACTAGAAAATCAAAGGGATCTTCAAGTTCTAACTGCCAAGCTTAAAGCATACTCCGATGCTGACTCAGATCAGGACTGTGATGAAAGCAGAACAGTGCAGAACAAAGTCACTAATTGTCCTCAAATACCCTATAAAGAAATTAAAAGGGAACAAACATGGAAGAATGGTGGCATTGAACAAACAGCCCAGAACAACAATGAAGCATCTTTAGCGCAAGTCCTACATGATACACTAGTTCTTACCAGACTTCCTGCACCTGAGCCTGCTGTCTTCTATGGAGACCCACTCAAGTTCTTAGAGTGGAGCACAAGTTTCAAGACATTGATAGAACAGCGATGCACAAGTCCAGCTGACAGGTTGTTCTACCTACAGAAATACATTAGCGGTGAGGCAAGGTCCATGTTAGAAGGCAGCTTCTACAGGAAGGATGATGAAGCCTACGATCAAGCGTGGGAGGCTTTGAACACTCGCTATGGACACTCATTTGTAATTCAGCGTGCATTTAGAGAAAAATTAAACAACTGTCCAAAGATTGGTCCTAAAGAGTCAGTCAAACTGAGACAATTTAGTGATTTCCTAACTGCCTGTAGCAATGCAATGCCTCATATCAAAGGGCTTCAGGTGTTAAATGACTGTGAAGAGAATCAAAATCCACAAAATCCCTGACTGGGTGACCTCTCGCTGGAATCGTCATGTCACAAAGCGCTTGCGGCAAAAGGAGGAATACCCCAGTTTCAAAGAGTTTGCTGAATTCATGGCACAAGAAGCTGAGATTGCATGCAATCCTGTGACATCCTTTCATGCACTGAAGCATACTGACGAAAGGCCCGTTAGAGACACAAGGCGCCCAAAGGCTAATGCATTCATGACAAATGTGAAagcatcagaaaatgcaaatacagctaTGAAGGCATGCATATGCTGTGGAGAAAGCCATTCTATCCACAAATGCCAGAAGTTTGACAACAAGTCCATGAAAGACAAGAAAAGCTTTATCTTTGATAATAGCCTATGCTTTGGCTGTCTTAGGAAGAGACACAATGCAAAGGAATGCAAGAATAAAGCTACGTGTGGCATATGTAAGAAACATCATCCAACTCCACTTCATGAAGACTGCTCCTCTGTTCCTGCAAACACATCTTCTGCTAGAGAAGCACCAGAGAACACCTCTTCACTTTCGTGCTGTCTTGATAGATGTGACGGTGGAAGCACATCCATGATAGTCCCTGTGTGGATTTCCAGAAACACCTTAGTTTACGCTTTACTAGATACCCAGAGTAGCAACACCTTTGTAGACAAGGAGGTATGTGAGAAGATGGGGACAGATTTAGAGCCAGTTAAATTAAAGCTTACCACTATGATGGGAAGAGATTCCATTgttcagagtgagagagtaagtgGACTTAAAGTTAGAGGGTTTTCCTCACCATGCTTTATTAACTTGCCACCTGCCTACACCAGAGACTTCATCCCACTTGAACGTTCTCACATTCCAACTCCTAACACTGCCAAAAGATGGAGACATCTAAATACAATAGCCCAGGAACTGCCAGAATTGATGGACTGTGAGGTCGGTCTCCTGATTGGCTATGACTGTGCCAGAGCATTGGCTCCACGTCAAGTTATCACTGGAGGTGATGATGAGCCATACGCAATCAAGACTGACCTGGGTTGGAGCATTGTAGGCAGTTCACCACAAGCCTCAAAGTCAACAGAAGTGACGGGTCTGTGTTATCGTGTAACAGTCAAAGAGATACCATCATTGACACCAGTCACTGTTATCAGAGCACTCGAGTCGGACTTTAAAGACACAAACCCTGGTGAAAAGAGCGTATCACAAGATGATATACAGTTCATGCAATTACTGAATAACACAGTACATCAGAATGCAGATGGTCATCTGGAAATGCCCCTTCCCTTTAAGACACGTCCACAGTTGCCAGACAACAAGCATTTGGCCCTGGTTCGACTGAAGCGCCTAAAAGGAAAACTTGAGAAAAATTCCAAATTCAAGGATGACTACCTTAAGTTTATGGAAGGTGTCTTCAAGAATGGTGAAGCAGAGAGAGCTGAATACCAACCCAAGGCGGGAAATGTGTGGTATGTACCACACCAAGGGGTCTATCACCCTAGAAAGCCAGACAAAATTAGGGTCGTGTTCGACTGCTCTGCCAAGTATGGGGGCACTGCCTTAAATGATCACTTACTAGCTGGACCTGATCTTACAAATGGGCTGACAGGAGTTCTCTGCAGATTCCGAAAGCATCCAATAGCAATCATCTGTGATGTGGAAAAAACAGAGATTACTTACAGTTTCTGTGGTGGGAGAAAGGCGACACAAGTTCAGATCCAAAAGAATATCGAATGAATGTCCATCTTTTTGGAGGAGCATCCTCTCCTGGCTGCGCAAATTATGGAATGAAGTATTTTGCGTGCCAGAATGAAAAAGAGTATCCTGCAGCAGCCAACTTCATCAGAAAGAATTTCTACGTCGATGATGGGCTTCTTAGCGTAGAATCTGTTGACACAGCCATCAAGCTAGTGAGAGATGCACAAGATGTGTGTGCAAGAGGGAAATTACACCTCCACAAGTTCATCTCAAACAGCAGAGTCAGTTCCTGAGAGTGAACGAGCTAGTGGAATTCAAGATGTAGACTTGAATTATGGAGAACTCCCAGTTCAAAACGTGTTGGGAGTTAGGTGGATTGCAAACAGTGACACCTTTTCCTTTAAAGTCACCCTGGATGAAAAACCAGCAACAAGGCGGGGAGTCCTGTCAACTGTAGCTTCTGTGTTTGACCCACTGGGCTTCTTAGCTCCCTTCATCCTACTGGGAAAGAAAGTACTACAGGAAATGTGTCAAAGAGGCACTGGATGGGACGAACCTCTACCCATAGAATTGAAGCCACAATGGGAGAGCTGGGTTAGTGACTTAGAGAATCTCCAGAAGCTCCAGATATCAAGGTGCTTCATTCcagaaaaaatgggaaaaatccAGAGAACTGATCTGCATCACTTTTCGGATGCGAGCACCCATGGGTATGGACAGTGTTCATATATTCGAGTGGTAGGTGAAGACAAAGTACACTGCTCTCTAGTCATAGGTAAAGCTAGAGTTGCTCCCACAAAAGTTGTAACCATACCAAGGCTGGAGTTAACTGCTGCAGTGGTCTCCTCAGCAGTAAGCAGTATGTTAAAAGAGGAGCTAGAGGTTAAAATTGATCAGGAGTATTTTTGGACTGATTCACAGGTGGTCTTGGGCTACATTAACAATGAAGCTCGAAGATTTCACATTTTCGTAGCCAATCGAGTTCAAAGAATCAGAGAAATGACTGACCCAGCTCAGTGGCACTATATCAGCACTGATCAAAATCCAGCAGATCACTCTTCCAGAGGACTCAAGGTAGCAGAGTTGATAAGGTCAGATTGGCTGACTGGGCCCAAGTTCTTGTGGGAAAGAGAGATTGTCACACCAAACTTAGCTCCCCAGCTTCTGGTGGGGGATCCTGAAGTCAAAGTGACACAAGCGTTACAAACAAAAGTAACAGAAGAGGACAATTTCTCAAACAGGCTCAAACGATTCTCAAAATGGCATACAGCACTTAATGTCATTGCACGTATCCAACACCTAGCAAAGGAAACTAAGGCAGCAGAACCTCTTAATGTTGAGGATCGAAGAAAGGCCAGTCTTGCACTTGTAAAATTGGCTCAAAGGGATGCCTTTGAAGAAGAAATGCAAATACTGAGTCAAGGAAAACTGCCAAGTAGTCATCAGTTATATCAGCTTGACCCAATAATTCAAGACGGTGTTCTTAGGGTGGGAGGGCGTTTAAAGAATGCTTCTTTACCTCTTGACCTAAAGCATCCAGTAATCCTACCCAAAGATGGCGAGGTCACACGCCTGGTTGTAGATTACTGTCATGAAAAAACTCAGCACCAAGGCAGAGGACAAACCCTTAATGAACTGAGAGCAAATGGATACTGGGTTCTAAGTGGCAGAAAAGTTGTGGCAAACCACATTAAACAATGTGTGACATGCAGGAGAGCTCGCAGGCCTACAGAAACGCAGAAGATGGCGGATCTACCTGCAGACCGTGTTGATCCCTCACCACCATTCTCCTACTGTGGGATGGATTGTTTCGGGCCCTTTCATTCTAAACAGGGTCGTAAGGAGAGTAAAAGATATGGACTAGTATTCACCTGTCTTTCCTCGAGGGCAGTACACATTGAAATGTTAGAAGATCTAACAACTGATGCCTTTATAAATGCACTGCGCTGTTTTATAGCTATTCGTGGAGCAAATCAGATCAGATCAAGGGACTAATTTTGTTGGGGCTAAAAATGAATTGGCAAAGACTTTGAGTGGAGTGAACCAAGACTGACTGACTGCCTTTCTTGCTGAAAAGCAGTGTGACTTTATTATGAACGTCCCTGATGCTAGTcacatgggaggagtttgggaGAGGCAGATCAGAACTATTAGGAATGTCCTAAACTGTGTCCTCTCACAAAGCACTGGAAGATTAGATGATGCTtctttaagaacatttttctatGAAGCTATGTCAATAATAAATAGCCGCCCACTTGCTACCAACAACATCAATGATCCCAAAAGTCTGGAACCACTCACACCAAATCATTTACTCACCATGAAATGCTCTGTCCCGCTGCCTCCACCAGAAAAATTTGTAGCAGAGGATCTGTATGCCAGAAAGAGATGGCGCAGGGTGCAGTATCTGACTGAGCAATTTTGGAGTAGATGGAGGAAGGAATACTTGGCAAACATCACCCTCAGACAACGCTGGCACTCCCCAAGACGAAATGTGAAGGTTGGGGATATTGTCATTGTCAAAGAAGAAGCACCACGCAATGAGTGGAGACTTGGACGAGTACTTGATGTTTGTAAAGATGAAGATGAACTGGTGCGAAAGGCCACAATACAAATAAGCACTAGAAAGCTGGAAAAGGCAGGCCAGTATGTAGTGAACACATCCATTCTTGAAAGACCAATTCATAAATTAGTTGTACTTGTAGAGAACAACTAAAGTGTTCCTAAGCTTTAAAACACTTGTGTTCAGAGTTTAAATGGTTTATATACTCAGTTCTGAAAATTACTAGATTTATTCATTTGAGAGGGATATCATAAACCATAGTAATTTGGTGGGAGTGTAACTGTCAGAGtgacatgtttattattttttgttttcatgtcatttaaTTTCATAGGGTTATTAAAAGTGCTAAAAACTAATAAGAACATGTTTAAAGATGAGagtaaaatctaaaaatctCTGGTTAAAAATGAGTACTTTAATTATGCCATTTTATTGTGGAGTGTCATAGGTCATGTGACACTAGTTAGTTACGCGGGTAATTGAGGAATTGTGAGCCAGAACTAACTTGGCGGCAGAGAGACAACTAGCTTGGAGCAGAGAGGGAACGAACTACCATAGCTAACACAAGGTCTAAGAGGCGAACACGGtaaatatttctttgtttatatagtgtgttgatgtacatttttatatgcCTTTTGAATGAATCTCATATTTGTGTGTTATATACGGCACTGTTGTACTAGCTAACTTGTTCCAGCGTAACTAGTAATGGACACTAGCTCAAAGGACATTGAAACAAGAGAAATGCATATCTTGAAAGAATGCTTTGTTTCTGTTATAGTTTTCACGGTGTCCgatgaagagagaggaagagagagagagagagagagagagagagagagagagaataaatctTCAAAAGACATCAGTATGACTCGTGGCCATT
This portion of the Pygocentrus nattereri isolate fPygNat1 chromosome 24, fPygNat1.pri, whole genome shotgun sequence genome encodes:
- the LOC119262344 gene encoding snake venom metalloprotease inhibitor 02A10-like; the encoded protein is MNQSCLSIPIPLPKNQPYLPIPVTKNQPYHPIPLPKNQPYLPIALPKNQPYLPIALPKNQPYLPIALPKNQPYLPIALPKNQPYLPIPLPKNQPYLPIPLPKNQPYLPIPVTKNQPYLPIPLPKNQPYLPIPLPKNQPYLPIPVTKNQPYLPIPLPKNQPYLPIPVTKNQPHLPIPLPKNQPHLPIPLPKNQPYLPIPLPKNQPYLPIALPMN